A window of the Gordonia humi genome harbors these coding sequences:
- a CDS encoding helix-turn-helix transcriptional regulator — MADTTTRTLKLLALLQAHRLWAAADLAARLDTTERTVRRDVERLRDLGYPVESVRGAGGGYQLAPGGSMPPLVVDEEEAVAIVTALRSAASGPAAGLAEASVRALAKVTQVLPPKLRRRADALRAMSVTVGDGDEAPAVDAEALTTAALACRDATELTFHYAPAARAQSAPGRRRVEPLRLVPVGRRWYLLAYDLDRHDWRTFRLDRLRDARPEKRRFNPRTVPGGDAAAYVRNSLRAGREQHAVVVLIHADAELVRQRIGRHAEVADHPDGALVTMQIDDARWIGVAVGSLDADYEFVDVPSEVLHELRGRNAREARALYLAGS; from the coding sequence ATGGCCGATACGACGACGAGGACGCTCAAGCTGCTGGCGCTGCTGCAGGCGCACCGTCTGTGGGCGGCAGCCGATCTCGCCGCACGGTTGGACACGACCGAGCGGACGGTGCGCCGGGACGTCGAACGGCTCCGGGACCTGGGGTATCCCGTGGAGTCGGTGCGCGGGGCGGGCGGCGGTTACCAACTCGCACCGGGTGGGTCGATGCCACCGTTGGTGGTCGACGAGGAGGAGGCCGTCGCGATCGTGACCGCGCTGCGAAGTGCGGCGTCGGGACCGGCGGCCGGGCTTGCCGAGGCTTCCGTGCGCGCATTGGCCAAGGTGACACAGGTACTGCCGCCCAAGCTGCGCCGTCGCGCGGACGCGCTGCGGGCGATGAGCGTGACCGTCGGCGACGGGGACGAGGCGCCCGCCGTGGATGCGGAGGCGTTGACGACCGCGGCCCTCGCGTGTCGCGATGCGACCGAGCTGACCTTCCACTACGCGCCGGCGGCGCGGGCGCAGAGCGCGCCCGGGCGGCGCCGCGTCGAACCGCTTCGGCTGGTCCCGGTCGGTCGCCGCTGGTATCTGCTCGCCTACGATCTCGATCGCCACGACTGGCGTACCTTCCGCCTGGACCGCCTCCGCGACGCCCGCCCGGAGAAGCGACGTTTCAATCCGCGAACCGTGCCCGGCGGCGATGCGGCGGCATACGTTCGGAACAGTCTTCGTGCCGGTCGTGAACAGCACGCCGTCGTCGTTCTGATACACGCCGACGCGGAGCTGGTCCGACAGCGGATCGGGCGGCATGCGGAGGTGGCCGACCATCCGGACGGCGCACTCGTCACCATGCAGATCGACGACGCCCGGTGGATCGGAGTCGCGGTGGGCAGCCTCGACGCCGACTACGAGTTCGTCGACGTTCCGTCGGAGGTGCTGCACGAACTGCGTGGGCGGAACGCGCGCGAGGCGCGGGCGCTGTACCTGGCCGGATCGTAG
- a CDS encoding lipase family protein yields MKASRRVVTASLVAVVAAAGLVSVGSAGTAGAARNFYTPPSTYDTTPGSVIRTEHSDLLLQIPGVKGQWPGTATRLMYTSTLQNGKPTAVTGTVVEPTAKWTGKGERPTVVIGPGTVGQGDQCAGSKMMSFPMTIDLAKPSIGVNYTALDMYLMLLNGVRVVITDYVGLGTPGIHTYVNRLESGRAMLDAARAGLAVAKASPDAPVAFSGYSQGGGAAASAAELAQTYSPDLNVKATYAGAPPADLSKVISKIDGTLIAGAIGFAINGLDARYPELGPILQKETNAAGKRVLKNVATECIGDIILEAGMQRTNQWTRTGESLGSVVKRYPQLQKMIDDQRIGTLKPNAPVLISTGINDDVIPTGQVVTLYNDWRKQGADVKLTRDYTPPIFPGLVVNHAVPMLFKLLPATNFILTELNR; encoded by the coding sequence ATGAAGGCGTCGCGCCGTGTCGTCACAGCGTCTCTGGTGGCCGTCGTCGCCGCGGCGGGTCTCGTCTCGGTCGGTTCGGCGGGGACCGCCGGCGCCGCGCGAAACTTCTACACGCCGCCGTCGACGTACGACACGACACCGGGCTCGGTGATTCGCACCGAGCACAGCGACCTGCTTCTGCAGATCCCCGGGGTGAAGGGCCAGTGGCCCGGCACCGCGACGCGTCTGATGTACACCTCGACGCTGCAGAACGGGAAGCCGACCGCGGTGACCGGCACCGTCGTCGAGCCGACGGCGAAATGGACCGGCAAGGGCGAACGCCCGACCGTCGTGATCGGACCGGGCACGGTCGGCCAGGGTGATCAGTGCGCCGGGTCGAAGATGATGAGCTTCCCGATGACGATCGATCTCGCCAAGCCCAGCATCGGCGTCAACTACACCGCGCTCGACATGTACCTGATGCTGCTCAACGGCGTCCGCGTCGTCATCACCGACTACGTCGGACTCGGCACCCCGGGCATCCACACGTACGTGAACCGTCTCGAGTCCGGGCGGGCCATGCTCGACGCCGCACGAGCCGGGCTCGCGGTCGCGAAGGCGTCGCCGGACGCGCCGGTGGCGTTCAGCGGCTACTCGCAGGGCGGCGGCGCGGCGGCGTCGGCGGCCGAACTCGCGCAGACGTACTCGCCGGATCTGAACGTGAAGGCCACCTACGCCGGTGCACCGCCCGCCGACCTGTCGAAGGTGATCTCCAAGATCGACGGCACGCTCATCGCCGGCGCGATCGGATTCGCGATCAACGGACTCGACGCCCGGTACCCCGAACTCGGACCGATCCTGCAGAAGGAGACGAACGCCGCGGGCAAGCGCGTCCTGAAGAACGTCGCCACCGAGTGCATCGGTGACATCATCCTCGAGGCGGGCATGCAGCGGACCAACCAGTGGACTCGCACCGGCGAGTCTCTCGGCTCGGTCGTCAAGCGCTACCCGCAGCTGCAGAAGATGATCGATGACCAGCGCATCGGCACGCTCAAGCCGAACGCGCCCGTCCTGATCTCCACCGGCATCAACGACGACGTGATCCCGACCGGACAGGTCGTCACCCTGTACAACGACTGGCGTAAGCAGGGCGCCGACGTGAAGCTCACGCGCGACTACACGCCGCCGATCTTCCCCGGCCTCGTCGTCAATCACGCGGTCCCGATGCTGTTCAAACTGCTTCCGGCCACGAACTTCATCCTGACCGAGCTCAACCGCTAG
- a CDS encoding DUF6924 domain-containing protein: MYSSSETASFVWFAPPTSWRIENSDGSPAYIENATDEYVFGEDGVAVHTAKSPNRIVAAMGVSPTVLFTAYRMWAPTEITGRSQVSEPRGIAETLVRGRPGWEMEFDALSGGPRIRVVIDAELGVVLSWTQGEQWVQMESPVLDEDFDPALFSWDGATIEFEEHLESREQLDHDQKMREIGDMPPTQVGWLPMDVSASPTDGDPLSGALDVTVSATTPTQFGIRRWLTELGEPRARFPMESYVPRGRATIGPWTVELRSYNEVSTGDAERVLAQLMLPDPPGDVSDIRAATTARQEAVDEAETLDALGTGRKLDDYLHSHSGASLLVRTDFSDDVRWREVALAAMEPVPSGMGDDSTFQADLTCIDQRDNDGLTADDLVARIGEENPPDYAFIADSTTMSHPEAAILVIDCGRSDFGHEPGQTFRVVPEQMWSVENNLSIANVDFRDFANAVDPDGVFRG, from the coding sequence GTGTATTCCAGTAGCGAAACCGCCAGTTTCGTATGGTTCGCTCCGCCCACGTCATGGAGGATTGAGAACTCGGATGGTTCTCCTGCCTACATCGAGAATGCCACCGACGAGTACGTTTTCGGCGAGGATGGCGTCGCTGTACACACCGCGAAGTCCCCGAACCGAATTGTGGCGGCGATGGGTGTGTCTCCGACGGTGTTGTTCACCGCCTACCGGATGTGGGCTCCGACAGAGATCACGGGGCGGTCGCAGGTCAGTGAACCGAGGGGCATCGCCGAGACCCTGGTCCGGGGACGGCCGGGCTGGGAGATGGAATTCGATGCCCTCTCCGGCGGACCGCGGATTCGCGTGGTGATCGACGCCGAACTCGGCGTAGTTCTGTCGTGGACTCAAGGCGAGCAGTGGGTACAGATGGAATCGCCGGTGCTCGACGAAGACTTCGACCCCGCGCTGTTCTCCTGGGACGGTGCAACCATCGAGTTCGAGGAGCACCTCGAATCACGTGAGCAGCTCGACCATGATCAGAAGATGCGGGAGATCGGTGACATGCCACCGACCCAGGTCGGCTGGCTGCCCATGGACGTCAGCGCCTCACCTACCGATGGCGACCCGTTGTCGGGGGCCCTGGATGTGACGGTGTCCGCTACGACGCCGACTCAGTTCGGTATTCGCCGTTGGTTGACCGAGCTAGGCGAACCCAGAGCGAGGTTCCCGATGGAAAGCTACGTACCTCGAGGACGCGCCACAATCGGGCCGTGGACGGTCGAACTGCGTTCCTATAATGAGGTATCCACCGGCGACGCCGAACGAGTCCTCGCACAGTTGATGCTGCCCGACCCGCCCGGAGACGTCAGCGACATTCGAGCTGCGACGACAGCCCGTCAGGAGGCTGTCGACGAAGCCGAGACCCTCGACGCCCTGGGCACAGGCCGCAAACTCGACGACTATCTCCATTCCCACAGCGGCGCGTCGCTGCTCGTACGCACAGACTTCAGCGACGATGTACGTTGGCGCGAGGTCGCGCTGGCGGCGATGGAACCCGTACCCAGCGGCATGGGCGACGATTCGACTTTCCAAGCGGACCTCACCTGCATCGACCAGCGAGACAACGATGGCTTGACCGCCGATGATCTGGTCGCCCGTATCGGCGAGGAGAATCCTCCCGACTACGCGTTCATCGCCGACTCGACCACCATGAGTCACCCCGAGGCGGCGATCCTGGTGATCGACTGCGGCCGCTCTGATTTCGGCCACGAGCCCGGCCAAACGTTCCGCGTCGTCCCCGAACAGATGTGGTCCGTCGAGAACAACCTGTCGATCGCCAATGTGGACTTTCGTGACTTCGCCAACGCCGTAGACCCGGACGGGGTCTTCCGCGGCTAG
- a CDS encoding MFS transporter: MTITADLESPPHAAPIGGRARTIALICLLAASFMELMDATVVNVALHTIADDLGASSTALQWIVAGYPLAYAIGLVLGARLGDRFGRRRLFVLGLIAFGAASLACGLAATTDQLVVFRLIQGAAAALMVPQVLTNIQVLYPPAERGRAMGLFTSIIGIAAVVGPVLGAVISDGDWFGLSWRPVFLINVPIAVVAVIAARVFIPETTADRPAPITLGSVVLLGGSLAAVMAPITLGPENDWPVWGFVLIAAGLAGLGVFARRQLIVERSGSVPMVPPSVFATRSFRVGVLAFAALFVPTGGYFLVQSLHMQLAHGWSVLHTGLMWIPFSIAVPIAAGLSATVLARRFGKHVLQAGAAVLIIGITSMITADGSAHPGIWFAVALTIAGLGFGLIVGGAGLLVLNDVPVAQAGAASGVFNTVQALAVAIGAAVIGTVYSSVSASSGFDDAYRASMLVMIGLLALGAAIAQGMPRVKE, encoded by the coding sequence ATGACCATCACCGCCGACCTCGAATCACCACCGCACGCCGCCCCGATCGGCGGGCGCGCCCGCACCATCGCCCTGATCTGCCTGCTCGCGGCGTCGTTCATGGAACTCATGGACGCGACCGTGGTCAACGTCGCCCTGCACACCATCGCCGACGACCTCGGTGCGTCGAGCACTGCCCTGCAGTGGATCGTCGCAGGCTACCCGCTCGCCTATGCCATCGGTCTAGTCCTCGGCGCCCGGCTCGGCGACCGCTTCGGCCGACGCCGCCTCTTCGTCCTCGGGCTCATCGCGTTCGGTGCCGCATCCCTCGCCTGTGGACTGGCGGCGACGACGGACCAGCTCGTCGTGTTCCGGTTGATCCAGGGAGCTGCCGCCGCATTGATGGTGCCGCAGGTGCTCACCAACATCCAGGTGCTGTATCCGCCGGCCGAGCGCGGCCGCGCGATGGGTCTGTTCACCTCGATCATCGGCATCGCCGCCGTGGTCGGCCCCGTGCTCGGCGCGGTGATCTCCGACGGCGACTGGTTCGGTCTGTCGTGGCGGCCGGTGTTCCTGATCAACGTCCCGATCGCCGTCGTCGCCGTGATCGCAGCACGTGTGTTCATCCCGGAGACCACCGCCGACCGCCCCGCACCGATCACGCTCGGCTCGGTCGTCCTCCTCGGCGGATCACTGGCCGCGGTCATGGCGCCGATCACGCTCGGCCCCGAGAACGACTGGCCGGTCTGGGGCTTCGTCCTGATCGCCGCGGGCCTCGCCGGATTGGGTGTGTTCGCTCGCCGACAGCTGATCGTCGAGCGCAGCGGCTCGGTCCCCATGGTTCCGCCTTCGGTGTTCGCGACCCGATCGTTCCGGGTCGGCGTCCTCGCCTTCGCGGCGTTGTTCGTCCCGACCGGCGGCTATTTCCTGGTCCAGTCACTGCACATGCAGCTCGCGCACGGGTGGTCGGTATTGCACACCGGGCTGATGTGGATCCCGTTCTCGATCGCGGTCCCGATCGCCGCCGGATTGTCGGCCACCGTTCTGGCCCGACGATTCGGCAAGCACGTCCTACAGGCGGGAGCGGCGGTGCTGATCATCGGCATCACGTCGATGATCACCGCGGACGGATCGGCGCACCCCGGCATCTGGTTCGCCGTCGCGCTCACGATCGCCGGGCTCGGATTCGGGTTGATCGTCGGCGGTGCGGGCCTTCTGGTCCTCAACGACGTCCCCGTCGCTCAAGCCGGCGCGGCGTCCGGCGTGTTCAACACGGTGCAGGCGCTGGCCGTCGCGATCGGCGCCGCGGTCATCGGAACCGTGTACTCCTCGGTGTCGGCGTCGTCGGGCTTCGACGACGCCTACCGGGCCTCGATGCTGGTCATGATCGGCCTGCTGGCACTCGGCGCGGCGATCGCGCAGGGCATGCCGCGGGTGAAGGAGTAG
- a CDS encoding ASCH domain-containing protein: MLISKAVAQGIREGRITCQFRRWDVPRVKVGGTQLTPSGLIRFTRVARVSDVDRISDRSARAAGVKDAAALRKALASSPRRDAGVYRITVEWAGEDPRIALRETVPDADDLIAIAARLERLDRRDTGPWTLDILEWIRDNPRVVSKELAALRGVELQPMKTDIRKLKALGLTISHDVGYELSPRGAAYLQWSGR; this comes from the coding sequence GTGCTGATCTCCAAGGCCGTCGCTCAAGGCATCCGAGAAGGCAGGATCACCTGTCAGTTCCGCCGATGGGACGTACCGCGCGTCAAGGTCGGCGGCACCCAGCTGACCCCCTCCGGACTGATCCGCTTCACACGGGTCGCGCGCGTGTCCGACGTCGACCGGATCTCCGACCGCTCGGCCCGCGCCGCGGGTGTGAAAGACGCCGCCGCGCTTCGAAAAGCGTTGGCGTCCAGTCCGCGACGCGACGCGGGCGTGTACCGGATCACCGTCGAATGGGCGGGTGAGGATCCGCGGATCGCACTTCGAGAGACCGTCCCGGACGCCGACGACCTCATCGCGATCGCCGCACGTCTGGAACGGCTCGACCGACGCGACACCGGTCCGTGGACCCTCGACATCCTCGAATGGATCCGCGACAACCCTCGCGTGGTCTCGAAGGAGCTCGCTGCCCTGCGCGGCGTCGAACTCCAGCCGATGAAGACCGACATCCGCAAGCTCAAGGCACTCGGGCTGACCATCAGCCACGACGTAGGGTACGAACTGTCCCCGCGCGGCGCGGCGTATCTGCAGTGGTCAGGACGCTGA
- the leuA gene encoding 2-isopropylmalate synthase, translating to MAPSDAFASGPSRITEPSGPIPGGQPAWNTQRNSAMPVHRYRSFADEVETISLPDRTWPEKVIDRAPAWCAVDLRDGNQALIDPMSPARKRRMFDLLVRMGYKEIEVGFPSASQTDFDFVREIIEDGAIPEDVTIQVLTQSRPELIKRTYEACEGASNVIVHFYNSTSVLQRRVVFRADKEAITKIATDAAKLCLETEKQYPDTNWRYEYSPESYTGTELSYAKEVCDAVTEIIAPTPDKPMIINLPATVEMATPNVYADSIEWMHRNLARRDSIILSLHPHNDRGEGVAAAELGYMAGADRIEGCLFGNGERTGNVCLVTLGMNMFSRGVDPQINFADIDEIRRTVEYCNQLNVAERHPYGGDLVYTAFSGSHQDAINKGLDQMKVDADAADSDVDDLLWQVPYLPIDPKDVGRNYEAVIRVNSQSGKGGVTYIMKADHGLDLPRRLQIEFSREIQKITDGEGGEVNPKEMWDVFAQEYLQPTTPLEGVRKNLQTAEGDTGDDRIDAVVKVDGVEKEITGTGNGPLAAFVTALGTIGYDIRVLDYHEHAMTAGDDASAASYVETEINGETVWGVGIAPSITNASLRAVISAVNRANRVVAADEAAAEGARTYAP from the coding sequence ATGGCACCATCTGACGCATTCGCATCCGGACCGAGCCGTATCACCGAGCCCTCCGGCCCCATCCCCGGCGGCCAGCCGGCCTGGAACACCCAGCGCAATTCGGCGATGCCCGTCCACCGCTACCGTTCGTTCGCCGACGAGGTCGAGACGATCTCGCTGCCCGACCGCACCTGGCCCGAGAAGGTCATCGACCGGGCGCCCGCGTGGTGCGCCGTCGACCTGCGCGACGGCAACCAGGCGCTGATCGATCCGATGAGCCCGGCCCGCAAACGCCGCATGTTCGATCTGCTGGTCCGCATGGGCTACAAGGAGATCGAGGTCGGATTCCCGTCGGCAAGCCAGACCGACTTCGACTTCGTCCGCGAGATCATCGAGGACGGCGCGATTCCCGAGGACGTCACCATCCAGGTGCTGACCCAGTCGCGTCCCGAGCTGATCAAGCGCACCTACGAGGCGTGCGAGGGCGCGTCGAACGTGATCGTGCACTTCTACAACTCGACGTCGGTGCTGCAGCGTCGCGTCGTGTTCCGCGCCGACAAAGAGGCGATCACCAAGATCGCCACCGATGCCGCGAAGCTGTGCCTGGAGACCGAGAAGCAGTACCCGGACACCAACTGGCGCTACGAGTACTCGCCCGAGAGCTACACCGGCACCGAGCTGAGTTACGCCAAGGAGGTCTGCGACGCGGTCACCGAGATCATCGCGCCGACTCCGGACAAGCCGATGATCATCAACCTGCCCGCGACCGTCGAGATGGCCACACCGAACGTGTACGCCGACTCGATCGAATGGATGCATCGCAATCTGGCGCGTCGCGACTCGATCATCCTGAGCCTGCACCCGCACAACGACCGCGGCGAAGGTGTCGCGGCCGCCGAGTTGGGCTACATGGCAGGTGCGGACCGCATCGAGGGCTGTTTGTTCGGCAACGGCGAGCGGACCGGCAACGTATGCCTGGTGACCCTGGGCATGAACATGTTCAGCCGCGGCGTCGACCCGCAGATCAACTTCGCCGACATCGACGAGATCCGCCGCACCGTGGAGTACTGCAACCAGCTGAACGTCGCCGAACGCCACCCGTACGGCGGCGACCTGGTCTACACCGCGTTCTCCGGCAGCCATCAGGACGCCATCAACAAGGGCCTGGACCAGATGAAGGTCGACGCGGACGCCGCCGACTCCGACGTCGACGATCTGCTGTGGCAGGTTCCCTACCTGCCGATCGACCCGAAGGACGTCGGCCGCAACTACGAGGCCGTCATCCGGGTGAACAGCCAGTCCGGCAAGGGCGGGGTCACCTACATCATGAAGGCCGACCACGGGCTGGACCTGCCGCGTCGCCTGCAGATCGAGTTCAGCCGGGAGATTCAGAAGATCACCGACGGCGAGGGCGGCGAGGTGAACCCGAAGGAGATGTGGGACGTCTTTGCCCAGGAGTACCTGCAGCCGACGACTCCGCTCGAGGGCGTCCGCAAGAACCTGCAGACTGCCGAGGGCGACACCGGCGACGACCGGATCGACGCCGTCGTGAAGGTCGACGGTGTGGAGAAGGAGATCACCGGCACCGGCAACGGCCCGTTGGCCGCCTTCGTCACCGCTCTCGGCACCATCGGCTACGACATCCGTGTCCTGGACTACCACGAGCACGCGATGACGGCGGGCGACGACGCGAGCGCCGCGTCGTATGTGGAGACCGAGATCAACGGCGAGACCGTGTGGGGCGTCGGCATCGCACCGTCGATCACCAACGCCAGCCTGCGTGCGGTGATCTCGGCCGTGAACCGCGCCAACCGCGTGGTCGCCGCCGACGAGGCCGCGGCCGAGGGCGCGCGTACGTACGCGCCGTAA
- a CDS encoding aspartate-semialdehyde dehydrogenase, whose protein sequence is MGVKLGVVGATGQVGGVMRQILADRSFPVDEIRFFASSRSAGKKLQWGDQEIVIEDATTADPTGLDIALFSAGGTMSKVQAPRFAAAGVTVIDNSSAWRKDPDVPLIVAEVNGELAKNPPKGIIANPNCTTMAAMPVLKPLHDAKGLRRLVVSSYQAVSGSGLAGVAELAGQVRKGADEAEKLVHDGHSVDLGEPVKYVAPIAFNVVALAGDYVDDGSGETDEDQKLRNESRKILGLPELLVSGTCVRVPVFTGHSLSINAEFDEAVTPDEARAILAEAAGVRVVDVPTPLDAAGGDLSLVGRIRQDPGAPDGTGLALFISNDNLRKGAALNTIQIAELLV, encoded by the coding sequence ATGGGTGTGAAACTCGGAGTGGTGGGCGCCACCGGTCAGGTCGGCGGCGTCATGCGGCAGATCCTGGCCGATCGGAGCTTCCCGGTCGACGAGATCCGGTTCTTCGCGTCGTCGCGGTCGGCGGGCAAGAAGCTGCAGTGGGGCGATCAGGAGATCGTCATCGAGGATGCGACGACGGCCGATCCGACGGGTCTGGACATCGCGCTGTTCTCGGCGGGTGGCACCATGTCGAAGGTGCAGGCCCCGCGTTTCGCGGCGGCCGGTGTCACCGTCATCGACAACTCGTCGGCGTGGCGCAAGGACCCGGACGTGCCGTTGATCGTCGCCGAGGTGAACGGGGAGCTCGCGAAGAACCCGCCCAAGGGCATCATCGCGAATCCGAACTGCACGACGATGGCCGCGATGCCGGTCCTCAAGCCGTTGCACGACGCGAAGGGTCTGCGGCGTCTGGTCGTCTCCAGCTATCAGGCGGTTTCGGGTAGCGGACTGGCCGGTGTCGCCGAACTCGCCGGACAGGTCCGCAAGGGTGCGGACGAAGCCGAGAAGCTGGTCCATGACGGACACTCGGTCGACCTGGGCGAGCCGGTCAAGTACGTCGCGCCGATCGCGTTCAACGTCGTCGCCCTCGCGGGCGACTATGTCGACGACGGCTCGGGGGAGACCGACGAGGACCAGAAGCTGCGCAACGAATCACGCAAGATCCTCGGCCTGCCCGAGCTCCTGGTCAGCGGGACCTGCGTGCGCGTTCCGGTGTTCACCGGGCATTCGCTGTCGATCAACGCCGAATTCGACGAGGCCGTCACCCCCGACGAGGCGCGCGCGATTCTGGCCGAGGCCGCGGGTGTGCGGGTCGTCGACGTGCCGACCCCGCTCGATGCCGCGGGCGGAGACCTGTCGCTGGTCGGCCGCATCCGTCAGGACCCGGGTGCGCCGGACGGCACGGGCCTGGCGCTGTTCATCTCCAACGACAACCTGCGCAAGGGCGCCGCGCTCAACACGATCCAGATCGCGGAGTTGCTGGTGTAG
- a CDS encoding aspartate kinase, with the protein MALVVQKYGGSSVADAERIRRVAERIVETKRAGNDVVVVASAMGDTTDELLDLAEQVNSNPPQREMDMLLTSGERISNALLAMAIEGLGETAQSFTGSQAGVITTSSHGKAKIIDVTPGRVRSALDEGKIVMVAGFQGVSQDTKDVTTLGRGGSDTTAVALAAALGADVCEIYTDVDGIYTSDPRIVPDARRLDNISFEEMLEMAACGAKVLMLRCVEYARAYNVPVHVRSSYSTKPGTLVSGSMEDIPVEEAILTGVAHDRSEAQVTVVGIEDKPGFAAKVFRAVADAEINIDMVLQGVSKIDTGKTDITFTLPTETGELAVTELGKLKDELGFAEILLDEKIGKVSLVGAGMKSNPGVTATFCEALSDAGINIELISTSEIRISVLVSDGDLDRAVQVLHKAFDLGGDEEAVVYAGTGR; encoded by the coding sequence GTGGCACTGGTGGTCCAGAAGTACGGCGGCTCCTCTGTTGCGGATGCCGAGCGCATTCGTCGCGTCGCCGAACGGATCGTGGAGACCAAGCGTGCGGGCAACGACGTCGTCGTCGTCGCGTCGGCGATGGGTGACACCACCGACGAACTCCTCGACCTCGCCGAACAGGTCAACTCGAATCCGCCGCAGCGCGAGATGGACATGCTGTTGACCTCCGGTGAGCGCATCTCGAACGCACTGCTGGCCATGGCCATCGAGGGACTCGGCGAGACGGCGCAGTCGTTCACCGGCTCGCAGGCCGGCGTCATCACGACCTCGAGCCACGGCAAGGCCAAGATCATCGACGTCACGCCGGGCCGTGTCCGCAGCGCGCTCGACGAGGGCAAGATAGTCATGGTCGCCGGATTCCAAGGCGTCTCCCAGGACACGAAGGACGTGACGACCCTCGGCCGAGGCGGTTCGGACACGACCGCCGTCGCCCTGGCCGCGGCACTGGGGGCCGACGTCTGCGAGATCTACACCGATGTCGACGGCATCTACACCTCGGATCCGCGCATCGTCCCCGACGCGCGTCGCCTGGACAACATCTCCTTCGAGGAGATGCTCGAGATGGCCGCGTGCGGTGCGAAGGTCCTGATGCTCCGGTGCGTGGAATACGCACGCGCCTACAACGTTCCCGTTCATGTGCGCTCGTCGTACTCGACCAAGCCGGGCACGCTCGTGTCCGGATCGATGGAGGACATTCCCGTGGAAGAAGCGATTCTCACCGGCGTTGCACACGACCGCAGCGAAGCCCAGGTGACCGTGGTCGGCATCGAGGACAAGCCGGGATTCGCCGCCAAGGTGTTCCGGGCCGTCGCCGACGCCGAGATCAACATCGACATGGTGCTGCAGGGCGTGTCGAAGATCGACACCGGCAAGACCGACATCACCTTCACACTGCCGACCGAGACCGGCGAACTCGCCGTCACCGAGCTCGGCAAGCTCAAGGACGAGTTGGGATTCGCCGAGATCCTGCTCGACGAGAAGATCGGCAAGGTGTCGCTGGTCGGCGCGGGTATGAAGAGCAACCCGGGCGTCACCGCGACCTTCTGCGAGGCGCTCAGCGACGCGGGGATCAACATCGAGCTGATCTCGACCTCGGAGATCCGCATCTCGGTCCTCGTCTCCGACGGAGATCTCGACCGCGCCGTGCAGGTGCTGCACAAGGCGTTCGACCTCGGCGGCGACGAAGAGGCCGTCGTCTACGCGGGAACGGGGCGGTAG
- a CDS encoding alpha/beta hydrolase fold domain-containing protein, with amino-acid sequence MSRATSIKLSLQSRVQRPAMKGLAALPLGVFKRGTRINADGERLAPEMAVIAFASRHLPGASLMNGDVRQSRELLDQTSAAMAQTFPPFAVEEDLTIPSDGGPIPATRYRVDEKGARGLIVFLHGGGFVVGSRASHDSLARELAVASGADVLSVDYRMAPEHVFPAAVDDSVAAFRYAVEKASDWGLDPRRIVVAGDSAGGNLSAVVAQQVRDDAVVPCFQLLIYPVVDVSVTRGSVREFAEGLFLTAADMDFFMDTYLPSPDLVEDPRVSPLKGELAGLPPAHVVVAGFDPLRDEGIEYAKALEKAGVEVTLERASGMIHGFANMGLISPTARAVVGRMAEAAARAMDAVG; translated from the coding sequence GTGAGTCGTGCGACATCGATCAAGCTGTCCCTGCAGTCCCGCGTCCAGCGGCCGGCGATGAAGGGTCTGGCCGCGCTGCCCCTCGGCGTCTTCAAACGCGGCACCCGAATCAACGCCGACGGCGAACGTCTGGCCCCCGAGATGGCGGTGATCGCATTCGCCTCGCGGCATCTGCCCGGAGCGTCGTTGATGAACGGCGACGTTCGGCAGTCGCGTGAACTTCTGGACCAGACCTCCGCGGCGATGGCGCAGACCTTCCCGCCGTTCGCCGTCGAAGAGGATCTGACCATCCCGTCCGACGGCGGACCGATCCCGGCCACGCGTTACCGCGTCGACGAGAAGGGCGCCCGCGGCCTGATCGTCTTCCTGCACGGTGGCGGATTCGTCGTCGGAAGCCGGGCCAGCCACGACTCCCTCGCCCGGGAGCTGGCCGTCGCATCGGGAGCGGACGTGCTGTCGGTCGACTACCGAATGGCGCCCGAACACGTCTTCCCGGCCGCCGTGGACGACTCCGTCGCCGCGTTCCGCTATGCCGTGGAGAAGGCGTCGGACTGGGGTCTGGATCCGCGCCGGATCGTCGTCGCGGGCGACTCCGCCGGCGGCAACCTCAGCGCCGTGGTCGCGCAACAGGTGCGCGACGACGCCGTCGTCCCGTGTTTTCAGCTGCTGATCTATCCGGTGGTCGACGTGTCGGTCACGCGCGGGTCGGTCCGCGAGTTCGCCGAGGGTCTGTTCCTGACCGCTGCCGACATGGACTTCTTCATGGACACCTATCTGCCGTCGCCGGACCTCGTCGAGGATCCCCGGGTGTCTCCGCTCAAGGGCGAGCTCGCCGGGCTGCCGCCCGCGCACGTCGTGGTCGCGGGTTTCGATCCGCTGCGGGACGAGGGGATCGAATACGCCAAGGCCCTGGAGAAGGCAGGCGTCGAGGTGACCCTCGAACGGGCGAGCGGCATGATCCACGGTTTCGCCAACATGGGTCTGATCAGCCCGACCGCCCGCGCGGTGGTCGGCCGGATGGCCGAGGCCGCCGCGCGGGCGATGGACGCGGTCGGCTGA